In Nostoc sphaeroides, the genomic window GATATCGCCATCCTCGCCGAAACTCAATCTACAGTTGTTCATAATCCTTTAAGTAATTTGCGTTTAGGCAGTGGCATCGCCCCCATTTTAAAATATCGCCAAGCTGGAGTAAATGTAACTTTTGGTTGTGATGGTGCTTCTAGTAATGACTCACAAGATTTGCTAGAAGCAATCAAAATGGGTTCTATTTTACATAATATTACAGACTCAGATTATCAACACTGGATTACACCCAGACAAGCTGTAGAAATGGCATCATTGGGAGGTGCAAAGGGACTGAATATAGCAGACAAACTTGGTTCCTTAACTGTGGGCAAAAAAGCCGATTTGGTACTTTATGACCTCACAAATTTATCATTATTACCTCGTACAGATCCCATTGGACTATTAGTTTTAGGTCGTCCTACGAATGTTGTTAATAGTGCTTGGGTAAATGGTAAGCAAATTGTTGCTGATGGCAAAGTGACAACAATTAACGTTGATGAATTGCGACAAGAATTATTTAACCGCAGTCAATGGGAGACAAAGCGTAAATCTGAAACCGTAGCGCAAATTGAAGCGCATTATCGCACGGTTATGGGGTTGTGAAAGACAATAAAATACAGAACTGCGGCAAAAAATTCGTGCTTTGGTGTTTAATATCCAATTAGATAATGGGAAAAATATACTTAGTAACGTTGACGACTGTAATTTCCAAGATTACACTCTATACTGAGTAAGGATTTTTAGATTATGACATCTTACACCAACATATTCAACCACTATCGTGAACATTTTTATTGCCGTGTAGAGCAGGAATATTCTTGGTATAAACAACCTGGCAATTTAAGAGATGCTGTCGAAAGAGCTTTTCTTAGTATAAACGAAAAGGGAGAAATTGAAGACCATCAATCCCGTTATGGTATTCCCAAGTGTTTACCTCTAGCGGCTGAGATTGCTTTAGAACATTTAGATACTCAGTGTATTATTGATTTTGACAACTTTAATAGTATTTATCAATTTGTTCGCTCTGTTAGAAAGAAAGTTAAAGGTTTTGGTGAATTAGCCAATTATGATGTGGCAATGCGTATTGCTCACTATCAGGGTTGTGGAGAACTTCAGGTAGTCTATCTTCATGCAGGTGTTAAGACTGGATTTCGCGCTCTAGGTTTGAATGAAAAAAATAGACGTATCATACCTATAGAAGAATTTCCTGAACCCTTTAACCAATTAAGCGGAGATCATCTAGAAAATTTACTTTGCCTCTACAAAAAAATGTTAGATGGTTCTTCTGTCGAGTTCCCTAAAACTTGTATTCGCCCAAAAAGAAATTCTTCTTCCATCAACAAAAACGGCCGTGTTTGCTAGAATATCGCACAGAGGCTAGACCTCTTGCATAAGTCGAATAGACCCCCCTTAATCCCCCCTTAGAAAGGGGGGAAAAAGAACTCTATCTAGTTCCCTCCCCTTTATAAGGGGAGGGTTAGGGTGGGGTGATTCAACGATTTTTGCAAGAGGTCTGCTAAATGCCAAAGGAAGTAGCTCTATGCCAATTGTCATTACCCTTAGCCCAGAATTAGAAGCATTATTACGCGACAAAGCTGCTCGGCAAGGTCAAGATGTTAGTCTTGTAGCGTCTGAGTTGCTTACCAGTGTCCTAGAGTGGGAAGTACAAGAATCAGAGGAGGCAATAAAGGGGATTCAACAAGGATTAGATGATTTTGAGACAGGACGGTTCCGATCTTTTCATGAGTTTGCCCAAGAACAGCGTCGCAAGTATAATCTGCCAGCTGATTCATGAAATATCGCATCGAAATTTCCAGTGTGGCGGAGTTTGAAGCAGACAGTGCCTTCCTATGGTTGTCCCAAGTCACATCCCCTTCAAAGGCAAGTCAATGGTATGCAAAATTGCTGCAAGCGATTGATTCTTTGTCTCAAATGCCGAAGCGCTGTCCTTTAGCGCCAGAGAACGAGTATTTCAGCCAAGAGATTCGACAACTACTTTATGGTGAAGGACGCAACTCATACCGCATCCTTTTCACTATTTTGGAGGGGCAAGAAGTATCTACAGTGCGTATTCTGCACATCCGACACGCTGCACAGCAAATCCTTTGTGAAGATCCTGATGAACCCAACGCCACCTAACAAATCACCGCACCCGATCGCCATTCGGTTATATCCTGGGTGTTCAATATTATCTACCACCAATTATCCTTCTTTACAACATCAAAACTCTAGGAATTGACTACAAATCCATAAAAACACACGGATTTTTGTGTATGCTTTGTGGCCTGCCTTTGCGATACATTTCCTGGAGTAAACATGGAACGCGCTATTTCTGCGTTGGGAATTTTAGTTTTTATCGGTATATCCTACGTCTTCTCTGTTAATCGTCGTGCGGTGCGTTGGCGCGTAGTGGCGTGGGGTTTGGGATTTGAGTTTGCATTGGCGCTAGTGATTCTTAAAACTCCTTGGGGTTTGACTGTGTTTAAATCTCTGGGAGATATTGTCAGTCAATTTTTAGCATTTTCTGATGTCGGTGCAAAATTTGTCTTTGGAGAAAATTTTAAAGATCATTTCTTTGCCTTCCAAGTGCTGCCGACAATTATCTTTTTCTCTGCCTTTATCAGCGTTTTGTATTACTACGGCATTTTACAGCGAGTTGTAAACGCGATCGCGTGGGTAATGATAAAGACAATGAAAACATCGGGTTCTGAATCTTTATCCTGTGCAGGTAACATCTTTTTGGGCCCAACAGAGTCGGCGCTGATGGTTAAACCTTATATAGCGAATATGACGCAATCAGAACTTCATGCTGTGATGACGGGTGGTTTTGCCACAATTGCGGGTGGAGTACTAGGGGCATATCTCTCCTTTGGGATACCAGCACAACATCTGATTGCTGCTTTTTTTATGACTGCTCCCACATCGTTGGTGGTATCAAAATTACTTTACCCAGAAACAGAAGTATCAGAGACGGTTGGGAAGGCAAAAGCAGATGTAGAAACCAATTATGTAAATGTAATTGATGCTGCTACTACCGGAGCAATTGATGGTGTGAAGTTAGCAGTTAATGTTGGGGTGATGATTATTGCCTTTTTAGGATTATTAGCTGCCCTGAATGCGCTGCTGGGATGGTTGGGGGGATTTGTCGGTTTACAGCAACTATCATTACAGTGGATTTTGTCTTTTGTTATGGCTCCTGTAGCTTGGCTGATGGGCGTACCTTGGGCTGATTGTCGGCAAGTGGGGGCTTTATTGGGTACAAAGACAATTCTGAATGAGTTTATTGCTTTTTTGGATTTGAAGGCACTAATTGAAAGTGGTAAAATTTCTCAACGTGGAGTAATTATTGCGACTTACGCCTTATGTAATTTTGCAAATATCGGTTCAATTGGAATTACCATTGGTGGCATTACTGGAATAGCACCTAATCGCCAGCATGATTTAGCTCGTATGGGTGTAAGGTCAATGATTGGCGGATTGTTAGCGGGTTTTATTACCGCTTGTATTGCTGGGATGTTGATTTGAAGGAGGCAGGGGGGAAAGAATGTTTTCCGATTTTTGCGATCGCCCTTACCCCCTATGCTGGAGAAAGCGATCGCTAGGTAAGTCTTAACACCTGCGTTTCCAAAATACGTTGCTAAACCAGTACTACCAACTGAATTACCAACCTCAATTGCAGATTTGCTAGTGCAAAGGTATGACTAAAACCTTTTTATAATCATGCTTCCAGTAGCTTACAGCTATTTTCAGGTAAATAGACCATGCGGTAGGGGCACAGCATTGCTCATACGTGTCAACTTAACGTAAAAGCCATGTCCCGCAAGGAACTGAAGTTCCAAGAATAATAGCTAAAGTCATCTGAAGATGACTAAATAATCTGAAAAATCTTTAGTCTACTTTAGTAGACTTTAGCTATGAGCCTTGAACTTTAGTTCGAGGCGGGCGAGTCAGCTAAACTTTTAGCTTAAGTTGACACCAATGAGCATTGCTGTGCCCCTACCAAAGATGTGGTTCAAATACATGAAAACTGCTGTAAAACGCCATAATACGTTGCATTTATGTGAAAATACTGGGTTTAAGGGTGAATTAAAACAATTCGCAATTCGCTTTTTCGCAATTCGCAATTACGTTTTGTGACGGGGATTTAGACGCCGACACTTTCACGCGCTGCTTGATAGAAGCAGGGGACTTAAACCCCTACCACTTGTTAAAACCGGATTTATTACTCTACATCGAGAGGAGTTATCAGCAAAAATGTTACATATTAGACACTTCAAAAATCCTAATTTATCCGTGGGTTCATTTTTCTAAAATTGTATTTTGCAAAAAAATAATTCCTAGCCAAAAATCTTGGCGCAATCATGCCCAAAATTTTTGATTGCGATCGCTAATTCTCAGTCTAATATTTGAAAATTTCCCATCACAGACAACTATCTAAAGACTGAAAGTTCTTCCTCGATATCCAGCCATTAGTTAGTTGTATAATTTTGCAAAAAGATTAATAATACAAGATATCGCCAAGACAAATTTTATTTCTTAAACGTTGCGAAAGATCATGATGCATCTAGCTTGACGGCATTAACGCTCTTCTGCAATTATAAAGAGACGGCTATTAAAAGCTAATTATTCTAGTGCTTGGGTGCGATTTTATCATTTATAAAATCGCCTACTCGCATGTAAGCATCTTTATTTTTGCAACATACCATATACCACAATATCGTTGTTTATGTTTATTAGTGTTATATGCGGTTTTTCAAAAACCAAATAGAAATTTTGTACTATGTGTGGTGAACATTTAGATAGTAGAGGATATTTCCATGTTTAGTTTCTTTCGTTGGCCATCAGCAAGGGTTACTTTAGTAGTTCTGGGAATGACAGCTGCTACAATAACTCCCATAGTAATTTCTACCCCAGCTTTATCTCAAAATACTGTTCCATCTGAAACACCATCACCTGCAACACCATCGCCTACTTCAACAGTAAACTTGTCTGATGTTTCCTCAGATTATTGGGCGCGTCCCTTCATTCAAGCCTTAGCTGACAATAACGTAATTAGTGGCTTTCCTGATGGCAGCTTTCGGCCGAATCAAGGTGTGACTCGGGCAGAGTTTGCCGCCCTCATTCAAAAAGCTTTCCCAAACCAAAATCGAGTTCGGCAATTAAGCGCAGGTGGATTTAGTGATGTTCCTGCTGGCTATTGGGCAGCTTCTGCAATTCAGAACGCCTACGAAACTGGATTTCTGGCAGGCTATCCTGGCAACGTGTTTAGACCAAATGAACAAATACAGAAGGTACAGGCGATCGTTGCTGTAACCAATGGTTTGGGTTTAACTGCTAGCAGCACTGGAACCAGTAGTGACCTCAGCACCTACTACAACGATGCCTCAGCTATCCCGAACTATGCTGTTAATAGTGTGACAATAGCAACACAATCTAATATTGTTGTTAATTATCCAGATGTAAAACAACTCAATCCGCAACAGCCCCTAACTCGTGCTGAAGCTGCGGCACTCTTATATCAAGCTTTGGCTAAACAGGGAAGGGTGCAACCAATTGCTAGCAATCTTCCCGCTACTCAATATATTGTCGGTGGAACTCAAACCGGTACTGATATTGTTTCTCTTGCTGCATCCAGTAATTCTTTGACAACTCTGACTTCTTTATTAAGGACATCAGGTTTAGCAGATATTCTTCAACAGCCTGGCCCTTATACAGTCTTCGCTCCCACCGATCAAGCATTTGCGGCTTTACCTGCTGCTACCTTACAGCAGTTACAGCAACCAGAAAACAGAGATGCATTGATCAAGATTTTGTCATACCATGTCGTTCCTGGTGCAGTAACTTCTAGTCAACTCTCGGCTGGAGAACTGAGAACCTCTGAACAAAGCCCTGTAAATATTAAAATCGATTCTGCTAACAATCAAGTCTCGGTGAATAATGCCAGAGTTATTCAGGCGGATGTGAAAGCTAGCAATGGTGTTATCCATGCAATTAATGAAGTCCTCGTCCCGCCTGATGTTAACATCAGTCAGTTAAATCAACCACCAACAGGAACCACAAATGGGGCAACACCTGAGGTAACGCCAGGTAGAACTACTCTTGGTGGCCCTAGCTACATCGGGGGTGGTGGTAACATTGGTTTGAGCGGTGACGATACAGCTTTGGGCGACAGCAACTTTGCAGTGTTCAGCAAAATTGGCCTGACACGCAATATCTCAGTCCGACCATCGGTGATCTTTGGGGATGATACAATATTTTTGGTTCCCTTGACTTTGGATTTTACTCCTCGCGCAACTGCTGAGGTGGGTCAACGAACTTTCTCTATCTCTCCTTATGTGGGTGCTGGCGTAGCCATAGAAGCTAATCTGGATACTGATTTTGGATTACTGCTAACTGGTGGTGTAGACGTTCCTCTCGGTACTCGATTTACATTAAATGGCGCTGTAAATGCTGCTTTTATGGATGAAACTGATGTCGGGCTACAATTAGGACTTGGCTACAACTTCTAAGTAAATACAACTAGAACACGCAGTAGGGTAGCACATCTGTGCTACCCTAGTTTATTCAAACAAATTGAAAACACCTACAATACTAGTAGTCTGTCAAGAAATAATTGACGAATAGATTTTCTGTAGAGACGGCGATTTATCGCGTCTTTCTAACTAGTGGTCTGTCTCATAAGTTCTGATTGATTAGTTTGTTACCAAAACCCTGTAGAGACGCAAAATTTTGCGTCTTTACAACCCTGTATTAAGGGCGCTTGATGGCTAAAGTAAGCCCATCGGCGATGGGGACAAGGGAGAGCGTTACCCGTTCGTCATGATGTAACTTCTCGTTGAGCGCCCGGATAGCTTGGGTGCTTTCATCTTGATTTTGCGGATTAGCAACTTGTCCTGACCATAAAACATTATCAATAGCAATCAATCCACCTGGACGCATCAATTGCAGCGATCGCTCATAATATCCATCATAATTTTCTTTATCAGCATCAATAAAAGCAAAATCAAATGTCTCGGCTTGCCCAGTTGCCAACAGATGATCTAAAGTTTCTAAGCCTGGTGCTAATCGTAGATCGATTTTATCGGCAACCCCGGCTTCTTGCCAATATCGGCGGGCGATCGCAGTAAATTCTTCACTCACATCAGCAGCGATTATCTTCCCATCAGCCGGTAGTGCTAAAGCTACAGAAAGTGAGCTATAACCCGTAAATACTCCAACTTCCAGGGTTTTTTTGGCTCCAATAAGCTGCACCAAAAGTCTCATAAACTGCCCTTGTTCTGGTGAAATCTGCATTCCACTTCGGGGATGACTAGCAGTTTCTTGGCGCAACTTCAAAAGAATCTCCGGTTCCCGCAGCGAAACCGATAAAAGGTAATTATATAGTTGGGTATCAAGACCTATAGATTGTTTTGGCATAGTAGGTGAGAGAATTGAAAGAATCTATCTATTTGAAAGCTAAAAACACATTTTACCTGTGAAAATTCATCTGTAGATCGCTTGCCATTTTCAGTTATGCCGGTTGCTAAAATAGCACCTTTACCATCTCTAACTGTGACTGACATTCCTGCTTTAATATCATCATATAGCGTTTCCCGGCAAGCGTGACGTACACTCGTATGGGCACGGCACTGCCGTGCCCATACACCTTGCGATATAATTTTGTACCTCATTTGAATGGGAACTCACAATACGGTTCGGTTAAGCTAAAAGACGCGATAAATCGCCGTCAAGACAAAGGATTAATTATTGTACAGACGGCGATTTATCACATCTTTGTGATTTAGAATTTTGATCAAAAAACCCTAACCGAACCCTATTGAGAGGCGTCATACCAATTCTGTATGAAGATACGCCAAACTATATGAGGAACGAACCGCAAAGGACGCAAAGGACACAAAGAAGAAAGAAAATTTGGCGCAACCTCACAAAGAAATGGTATCAGTCGTCAGAATTCACTTGGGTATTTTGACCGAAAAGCGGTGCTTCTGTGCGAAACGCTTTGCGAACGCAGCGTTAGCTTATCCTGGAGCGGTAATTATGAATTATGAATCAATACCGTTCAGTTAAGCCCAAAAACCTTGGTAAAGACGCGAAATTTCGCGTCTCTACAGGTTTAAAATCAGTACCACAAATCCTTAACTGAACTGTATTGAATTATGAATTATGAATTATTGATCAGTATTCCGTAAAAACTCAATAATCGCTGCATTCAACACTTCAGAAGCACCAGTTGAGGCATCATGATAGCAGTTAGACAAAATTTTTAATTTAGAATTGGGGATATGCTGATGCAATTTCTCACCATGACTAACAGGAAACCAACTATCTTGATCGCCCCACAAAACTAGTGTGGGACACTTAATTTCACTTAGGTTATTTTGGATTTTGGTGAGCATATTCGGCTTATTTTCTTGCCAATTTTCAATTTCTCGCGCTGCTATTTGTAACTCTTCGGCGACTTTCGCAACTGTACCAGGTAGTTCAATAAATGGATAAGTTATCCAATAGACATCTTCCTGTGTCAAAATTGACGGATCAAATAATACCCGACGTCTTTCTATTGCCATAATTTCTCTTAATAGAGGTGCAAACAAATATGCCAGACGTAAAGAATCAATTGTTTGTATTATTTCCAGGGGCGTTTGGGCAAGTAACCACATAGCCCAATGGGGTAGACGTTCGGCAAAAATAGGTACGTTTACGACTACAAGCCGCCCGACTAACTGCGGATTTTCTTGAGCAAGCGCAAGGGCAACCAATCCCCCCAGAGATTCAGCCACAATCACTGCGGGTTCATCAGATAATGCCTCAATAACTCTTTTAAACTCAATAACTTGATGACCGTTATCTTCTCTGCGAGACATTGGTTTTTCGGAAAAACCAAAACATTTGGCATCAAAAGAAATTACCCGAAAATATTTAGATAATGGTGCTATACTATGACGCCAATTATAGCTCCAACTACCCATGCCATGTAATAAAATTAGCGGTTTACCTTTACCTTTTTCGCCATAAGAAATTTGTACAGGATACCCTTTAGCATCAGTAATAATTAGACTTTGCCGCCCTTTAGGAAAAGTAGCTTGCCACCAATCTTTCATTCCATTATCAATAAATAATTTAACCGCCAGTTAAGGCGTTCCACAGCATTCTAACTAGTATCACTGGTAATGCTACTAAAACAATGGCAATCAGCAACAATCCTACCAAAACGCCAAAGATAAACCACTTGTCTGCACTCTTTTGCTGGCTAGGAAACTTTAAGTAATCTTCCAATAGCTTGATATTATTAGTGTTAGCTCTCCAGGTAAAATCAAAAAAGTCTCCCAAAACTGGGACAGCGCCTACTAAGCCATCAACGATCACATTCAGAACCATTTTGCCTAAAGTGGCTCTAGATACACCCAGCCGCGCTGCTTCTAGGATGATGTAGCTAGAAAACATGATTCCCAAAAAATCACCACCAATAGGTATAAGTCCTATAATTGGATCTAGACCAAAACCAATCTGTGTACCAGGAATGGTAATAACATTATCTAGTAGCCGACTTAACTGACGCAGACGCTTCAAGGTGGGTGCTTTGGCATCAGGTTCAATCATCGAAAATCGAAAAGGAGAATCAGGCATGAAGGCGATCGCTAAGTTTGTCTTGAATCGTTAGAAATTTTACTCCCCTACTGAACTTTTGCAAAAATTTCTTAGGGATTTATAACGATATTTACACATTAATATTTTTTACGAGATTCTGACTGTGCTTTTGGCGCATATCTTCGCCGACAGTTACGTTCAACTGATCGCCGATTAACAGAACCGCAGCGCTCATCGACAGCCAAAGCATTAAAACTATCACAGCCCCTACAGCACCATATACTTTATTATAATTGCCAAAATTCGCCACATAAAGCCGAAATAGAGCAGACAATATTGCCCAGAAAACAGCTGCTAAAATTGCTCCAGGCATCATTGGCGTGCCTGAGTTCCACTGGCTTGGGCCATAGCGATAGACAAAGCTAAAGGCGACAGCAACAATACTTAAAGCTAAAGGCCAGCGTAAAAGCTGCCAAAGATGGAACAAGAAAATCAAAGAACCATTTCCACGCACTACCATTGCCAACAGTAGGTCACTGGTAAACACTAAGAAAGAAGCCAACACTAAAAGCAACATAGTACCGACTGTTAATCCTAAAGAGACAAGCTTGGCTTTCCAAAAGGGGCGGATTTTTTCTGGAGGAATTTGATGGATTTGGTCGAAGGCTGTCATCGCGGTACTCACTGCCCCAGAAGCAGTCCAAATGGCTAATACAAAGCTTAGAGAAAATAAACCAGTGTTTTTGGAGTTGGTAATTTCTGTAGTGGCAAAATCACGAATCAGAGTCAGGGCTTGTTCTGGTAGGACTTGACTTAGTTGTGTCGCCAATTGTTTAAAGGTAGCTTGTAAAGATTCTGCCAATAAGCCAATGGCTGTAACGATCGCAAGAATTGCCGGAAACAGCGATAACATAGCATTGAAGGCGATTTCTGAAGCGAGTCCAAAAAGTCGTCTTTCCATTGTCCTAGCAAAAGTTTTTTTGAGCGTGCGCCAATTGAGGTGGCGAAAGAAGCGGAAAAAACGAGGCTTTGGCATAATTTAGAGTTAAAACTAGTTAGCTTTATTAACTACTTTGCCAAATTTTGCGTAGCGATCGCATTTATCTTTTTACCGCAATAATACTTAGTGGGGAGTGGGGAGTGGGGAGTAGGGAGCAGGGGGAGCAGGGGAAGAAAACTAATGACTAATGACAAATTATTTATGAATCAAGATTTAACACAACAGTGGTTGACAGAAATCCAGACACTCAAAGAGCAGATGGCGGGACTTCAGAGCGATCGCAATACGGCTTGGGAAAGTGCCCAAAAATGGCGTCAGCTTTATAACATAGAAGCAGAACAACGCCGCACAGATGCCCAATTGTCCCAACAGGCGATCGCATCCCTCAAGGCAGAATTGCATAAACTCCAGGGTCTTGAAATGGAGACACTGGCTGCTGGAACACCAGTAACAGCGATCCACCAAGAAATAGAACAACTGAAATCTGTGGAGGAATTGCAAGCTAAACTCATTGCCGTAATCAAAGAACGCGATCGCCTCTTGCAAGCTTTGAAAACTGAGCAGGATAACCACGCTCAAACCCGCAATAGCCTTACTACTGCTTTGGGTGATGCTATTGATAGCTTGACACAGGAACGAGCCAAAGCAGAAAAAGAAAGTCAATGACCCGCAAAGACTTTGTTAATACTAACTTGATATTAAGGGACTTCCAAGAAATAAATTATTCCAATAAACGGGAGCATCCCAATGCAAGCCAAAAGCTACAGGACTGACATAAAAACCCTGTACAAACCTCTTTCCTTGGCGCTCTTGGCGTCCTTGGCGGTTCGTTATTTCATTATTGTTCTAAGCCAAAATCCCGTATAAAAATAAACTTGCACATTTGGGATGCTCCCCAATAAACGAACCACAGAGACACAGAGAACGCAGAGAGAAGAAATAGAGAGAGTTTTTGCGTCAGTTTTGGAACATTTTTTTATTTGGAAGTCCCTTAACTTGATTTTTGGAAAATATTGGGAATTTATAAGCCCACTACTTTCTGTAAAAATAATAGGGCATGGGGATAATTAACTCATGCAACTAACTCAAGGCAAGGTAAAGTACCCATGTTCAGGCGCTTAATTGTGATTGTTACTGCCACTATACTTTTTAGCAGTTCCTTGACGCTGGCACAGACTAAAAAGCCGAAACCACCGGATAAATTTCCTCCTAATCTCCTAGAAGTTACCACACCCGATCCACTGCTACCACGTTTGCCCAAGGATAAACAGCCGTTAACTCTCCAAGAACAGCAAAAGTTAGAACCGGCGCTGGATGCTTTAAATCAAGAAGCCGCTGCGAAACTGCAAGCAGGGGATGGGGTGGCGGCGTTTGAAATTTGGAACCGGGAACTTCGTTTGCGGCGCTTTTTAGGTTCATTACCAGAGGTGCAAGCACTATCACGAGTCGGGGCGATCGCCTGGAAGCAAAATGATGGG contains:
- a CDS encoding type II toxin-antitoxin system RelE/ParE family toxin, with the translated sequence MKYRIEISSVAEFEADSAFLWLSQVTSPSKASQWYAKLLQAIDSLSQMPKRCPLAPENEYFSQEIRQLLYGEGRNSYRILFTILEGQEVSTVRILHIRHAAQQILCEDPDEPNAT
- a CDS encoding NupC/NupG family nucleoside CNT transporter; the encoded protein is MERAISALGILVFIGISYVFSVNRRAVRWRVVAWGLGFEFALALVILKTPWGLTVFKSLGDIVSQFLAFSDVGAKFVFGENFKDHFFAFQVLPTIIFFSAFISVLYYYGILQRVVNAIAWVMIKTMKTSGSESLSCAGNIFLGPTESALMVKPYIANMTQSELHAVMTGGFATIAGGVLGAYLSFGIPAQHLIAAFFMTAPTSLVVSKLLYPETEVSETVGKAKADVETNYVNVIDAATTGAIDGVKLAVNVGVMIIAFLGLLAALNALLGWLGGFVGLQQLSLQWILSFVMAPVAWLMGVPWADCRQVGALLGTKTILNEFIAFLDLKALIESGKISQRGVIIATYALCNFANIGSIGITIGGITGIAPNRQHDLARMGVRSMIGGLLAGFITACIAGMLI
- a CDS encoding fasciclin domain-containing protein; this translates as MFSFFRWPSARVTLVVLGMTAATITPIVISTPALSQNTVPSETPSPATPSPTSTVNLSDVSSDYWARPFIQALADNNVISGFPDGSFRPNQGVTRAEFAALIQKAFPNQNRVRQLSAGGFSDVPAGYWAASAIQNAYETGFLAGYPGNVFRPNEQIQKVQAIVAVTNGLGLTASSTGTSSDLSTYYNDASAIPNYAVNSVTIATQSNIVVNYPDVKQLNPQQPLTRAEAAALLYQALAKQGRVQPIASNLPATQYIVGGTQTGTDIVSLAASSNSLTTLTSLLRTSGLADILQQPGPYTVFAPTDQAFAALPAATLQQLQQPENRDALIKILSYHVVPGAVTSSQLSAGELRTSEQSPVNIKIDSANNQVSVNNARVIQADVKASNGVIHAINEVLVPPDVNISQLNQPPTGTTNGATPEVTPGRTTLGGPSYIGGGGNIGLSGDDTALGDSNFAVFSKIGLTRNISVRPSVIFGDDTIFLVPLTLDFTPRATAEVGQRTFSISPYVGAGVAIEANLDTDFGLLLTGGVDVPLGTRFTLNGAVNAAFMDETDVGLQLGLGYNF
- a CDS encoding class I SAM-dependent methyltransferase — encoded protein: MPKQSIGLDTQLYNYLLSVSLREPEILLKLRQETASHPRSGMQISPEQGQFMRLLVQLIGAKKTLEVGVFTGYSSLSVALALPADGKIIAADVSEEFTAIARRYWQEAGVADKIDLRLAPGLETLDHLLATGQAETFDFAFIDADKENYDGYYERSLQLMRPGGLIAIDNVLWSGQVANPQNQDESTQAIRALNEKLHHDERVTLSLVPIADGLTLAIKRP
- a CDS encoding alpha/beta fold hydrolase; translation: MKDWWQATFPKGRQSLIITDAKGYPVQISYGEKGKGKPLILLHGMGSWSYNWRHSIAPLSKYFRVISFDAKCFGFSEKPMSRREDNGHQVIEFKRVIEALSDEPAVIVAESLGGLVALALAQENPQLVGRLVVVNVPIFAERLPHWAMWLLAQTPLEIIQTIDSLRLAYLFAPLLREIMAIERRRVLFDPSILTQEDVYWITYPFIELPGTVAKVAEELQIAAREIENWQENKPNMLTKIQNNLSEIKCPTLVLWGDQDSWFPVSHGEKLHQHIPNSKLKILSNCYHDASTGASEVLNAAIIEFLRNTDQ
- a CDS encoding DUF4112 domain-containing protein, with product MPDSPFRFSMIEPDAKAPTLKRLRQLSRLLDNVITIPGTQIGFGLDPIIGLIPIGGDFLGIMFSSYIILEAARLGVSRATLGKMVLNVIVDGLVGAVPVLGDFFDFTWRANTNNIKLLEDYLKFPSQQKSADKWFIFGVLVGLLLIAIVLVALPVILVRMLWNALTGG
- a CDS encoding YihY/virulence factor BrkB family protein, encoding MPKPRFFRFFRHLNWRTLKKTFARTMERRLFGLASEIAFNAMLSLFPAILAIVTAIGLLAESLQATFKQLATQLSQVLPEQALTLIRDFATTEITNSKNTGLFSLSFVLAIWTASGAVSTAMTAFDQIHQIPPEKIRPFWKAKLVSLGLTVGTMLLLVLASFLVFTSDLLLAMVVRGNGSLIFLFHLWQLLRWPLALSIVAVAFSFVYRYGPSQWNSGTPMMPGAILAAVFWAILSALFRLYVANFGNYNKVYGAVGAVIVLMLWLSMSAAVLLIGDQLNVTVGEDMRQKHSQNLVKNINV